Proteins encoded together in one uncultured Desulfosarcina sp. window:
- a CDS encoding DUF4276 family protein, which produces MEDCEKIIVVWDLHPPWRNTAPCLKEDREKIFAAMEEAGVDPEKVALVCIHEELEAWLVADDRALTEFIRQRKHPHPVGRIPKTWRKNPDQVGKPKTKLTQLFQKEIGGRRRYIDYQDAGPIAALIQDTSRLRRSPSFVRFEEKVCSAGD; this is translated from the coding sequence TTGGAAGACTGCGAAAAAATAATTGTCGTCTGGGACCTTCATCCCCCCTGGCGCAACACCGCCCCTTGCCTGAAAGAAGACAGGGAAAAAATATTTGCCGCCATGGAAGAGGCCGGGGTGGATCCGGAGAAGGTGGCGCTGGTTTGCATCCACGAAGAACTCGAAGCCTGGCTGGTGGCCGACGACCGTGCCCTGACAGAGTTTATCCGCCAACGGAAACATCCACATCCCGTTGGCAGGATTCCAAAAACCTGGAGAAAAAATCCCGACCAAGTGGGCAAACCTAAAACCAAACTGACCCAATTGTTCCAAAAAGAAATTGGAGGCCGCCGCCGGTACATCGATTACCAGGATGCCGGACCCATCGCCGCATTGATCCAGGACACCAGCCGACTTCGCCGTTCTCCATCGTTTGTGCGCTTCGAGGAGAAGGTGTGCAGCGCGGGTGACTGA